A window from Vanessa cardui chromosome 21, ilVanCard2.1, whole genome shotgun sequence encodes these proteins:
- the LOC124538846 gene encoding uncharacterized protein LOC124538846 produces MTHKNVYQKLGYRVSEEVQLLAEEKWIVDALTKIKNQRNCLQIERLHLESLKAKLKGNTKKDVPGPIVKDNEDSRATTSAVYMMQHVNTGKSDVVTEDKVFSVNETFCNDEELDLMVTEPSLRPNPSTSEFNMEEDEDESDDDMFIDMNMLMNGQAKSHKNK; encoded by the exons atgacgcataaaaatgtttatcaaaAACTGGGATATCGTGTATCTGAAGAAGTTCAGCTTTTAGCCGAAGAGAAATGGATAGTTGACGCCTTAACGAAGATTAAAAATCAACGGAATTGTTTACAG atagaGAGACTGCACCTCGAAAGCTTAAAAGCAAAACTTAAGGGCAATACAAAAAAGGATGTTCCGGGACCAATCGTAAAAGACAATGAAGACAGTAGAGCCACAACTTCAGCAGTATACATGATGCAGCACGTGAATACAGGGAAGAGTGATGTTGTAACAGAAGATAAGGTGTTTTCAGTTAACGAAACATTCTGCAATGATGAAGAACTTGACTTGATGGTCACTGAACCATCATTGA GGCCAAATCCCAGCACATCAGAGTTTAATATGGAGGAAGACGAAGATGAAAGTGATGATGACATGTTTATTGATATGAACATGTTGATGAATGGGCAAGCTAAGtctcacaaaaataaataa
- the LOC124539033 gene encoding uncharacterized protein LOC124539033, producing the protein MDSEADSNSEYSDSESENEYDLCSRSVSNSCGLPFDPTSLENIILTISDQFNFRILLNDGRAKSAFLVTTGLTLAGTLIGKHYGGKIGAAVGGAVGGVCGLGVVAVSMREIWKDIRDKLSELFDIVYDYLAGLGINDYKKAAKFIMQHSGSTSQLAMVVLQVTSDVLGKKVLSSLTAG; encoded by the exons ATGGATTCCGAAGCAGACTCCAATTCAGAATACTCCGATTCAGAGTCAGAAAATGAATATGACCTTTGTTCTAGAAGTGTATCTAATTCGTGTGGTCTCCCATTCGATCCTACGTCActtgaaaacattattttaacaataagcGATCAATTTAATTTTCGTATACTCTTAAACGACGGCAGAGCAAAAAGCGCTTTTCTTGTTACTACGGGGTTAACACTAGCTGGTACTTTGATTGGCAAACATTATGGAGGCAAGATTGGTGCAGCTGTCGGAGGCGCAGTAGGTGGCGTTTGTGGTCTTGGAGTCGTTG CTGTATCGATGCGTGAAATATGGAAAGATATACGAGACAAATTATCGGAGTTATTCGACATCGTCTACGATTACCTGGCAGGTCTAGGAATCAATGATTACAAGAAAGCTGCGAAATTTATAATGCAACACAGCGGCAGTACCTCTCAATTAGCTATGGTTGTCCTTCAAGTTACTTCAGATGTTCTTGGAAAAAAAGTTTTGTCTAGTTTGACTGCAGGCTaa
- the LOC124538968 gene encoding uncharacterized protein LOC124538968 — protein MSSMMLEPYNMPTEAGFDQDLIQTIIFDLADEFQIRVSWDQETVILTGAFAVAGGLVGGYAGGRMGAAIGAGIGAAAGVAFMSLRDIWESVKAKLNELIYIVFNYLRRIDPVDYVRAIELLMACTNSRRELVFTILDFIADKLGRQVLSSITAA, from the exons ATGTCTTCGATGATGCTTGAGCCGTATAACATGCCCACAGAAGCGGGCTTCGACCAAGACTTAATACAGACTATTATATTCGATCTGG CTGATGAATTTCAAATAAGAGTGTCTTGGGATCAAGAGACAGTCATTCTGACTGGAGCTTTTGCCGTTGCTGGTGGTCTTGTTGGTGGTTATGCAGGAGGAAGGATGGGAGCGGCTATCGGTGCTGGCATAGGTGCAGCAGCTGGAGTCG CCTTTATGAGCCTGAGAGATATTTGGGAAAGTGTTAAAGCAAAATTGaatgaacttatttatattgtattcaattaCCTAAGAAGAATTGATCCAGTAGATTATGTTAGGGCCATAGAACTTCTAATGGCGTGTACTAACAGCCGCAGGGAACTCGTATTCACAATTCTTGACTTTATTGCTGATAAATTAGGACGTCAAGTGTTATCAAGCATCACTGCTGCTTAG
- the LOC124538858 gene encoding uncharacterized protein LOC124538858 encodes MLDCLIRERSFSCGFSSIQPTMSEVANEFKVDETCLFDMDACYETFDKDGDGLLNLDEFRLICKALFRNDKGHIYPLSEEKARHVFQVFDKNDDGFIDKEEFTFCWNHWIKVIVRPVSAFLIVDVQNDFISGTLNISKCNAQQDGSEVVDPINRLLETVPFDCVFYSLDWHPPDHVSFIDNVHMRELHPSSPVSADKAQAYDTVVFAGPPPMKQRLWPRHCVQDTWGAELHKELKVVEKAVKVYKGTNPEVDSYSVFWDNKKLTDTSLSTQLRSRGATDIYICGLAYDVCVGATIADALAIGYRAVLVDDASRGVDLQDIENTKRTILDNHGVIVDSHQVLAMVEGRDRRPELGYKLAMELKDALEDQ; translated from the exons ATGTTGGACTGCCTTATAAGAGAGCGCAGCTTTAGCTGCGGATTCAGTTCGATCCAACCAACGATGTCGGAGGTTGCTAACGAATTCAAAGTGGACGAAACCTGCTTGTTCGATATGGACGCCTGCTATGAAACTTTTGACAAGGATGG GGATGGGCTATTAAATCTCGATGAGTTCCGGTTGATCTGCAAGGCGTTATTCCGTAATGACAAGGGTCATATATACCCACTGTCAGAGGAGAAAGCTCGTCACGTCTTCCAAGTGTTCGACAAAAATGATGACGGTTTTATTGACAAAGAAGAATTCACATTCTGCTGGAACCATTGGATCAAAGTG ATAGTGCGTCCTGTGAGCGCCTTCTTGATAGTAGACGTGCAGAACGACTTCATCTCCGGCACTCTCAATATCAGCAAGTGCAATGCACAGCAAGACGGCAGCGAG GTGGTAGATCCGATCAACAGGTTGCTGGAGACGGTGCCGTTCGACTGCGTGTTCTACTCTCTGGACTGGCATCCACCGGATCACGTATCTTTCATCGACAACGTGCATATGCGAGAGCTGCATCCTTCTAGCCCG GTTTCAGCTGATAAGGCACAAGCCTACGACACCGTGGTTTTCGCTGGCCCTCCCCCCATGAAGCAGAGACTCTGGCCGCGTCATTGCGTGCAAGATACTTGGGGAGCGGAACTACATAAAGAACTTAAG GTTGTTGAGAAGGCGGTCAAGGTATATAAGGGCACCAATCCCGAAGTGGACTCGTATTCCGTGTTCTGGGACAACAAGAAGTTGACAGACACTAGCCTGAGCACGCAACTCCGTTCGCGAGGAGCGACTGACATCTACATATGTGGATTAGCCTACGACGTATGTGTGG GGGCGACAATAGCGGACGCACTGGCTATTGGCTACCGCGCTGTGCTTGTGGACGACGCCAGCCGGGGAGTCGACCTCCAGGACATCGAGAACACCAAGCGCACCATCCTCGATAACCACGGAGTCATCGTGGACTCGCACCAG gtGTTGGCCATGGTGGAAGGTCGTGACCGTCGACCGGAACTCGGCTACAAGCTCGCCATGGAGCTGAAGGACGCTTTGGAAGACCagtaa
- the LOC124538890 gene encoding chromatin target of PRMT1 protein-like: MVIEKVHGLQATRISLNDRFTILASAATVAHVMKPRRRPSGLFSLNHNVNNRVLMDQIAYRLGQQSRKQAVKQRLGMPGLRRFGSESSLIGLQRSNSFNNLNQNSIKNRVAWRQSNMNLNRSASFSNLSQGFWRGRGFRRRGGRMGVMRGRMRGRGGRAGRPGRSGVTRSKTVNRGRGRGGVTRQQKTVPTKEELDLQLDQYMASTKSALDKELDTYMKNAMDLE, from the exons ATGGTGATTGAAAAAGTGCACGGTCTACAAGCCACTAGGATAAGTCTCAACGATCGGTTTACAATATTAGCATCTGCAGCGACCGTAGCTCATGTTATGAAGCCTCGTAGACGTCCTTCTGGATTGTTCTCTCTAAatcataatgttaataatagaGTTCTTATGGACCAAATAGCGTACCGATTAGGCCAGCAATCAAGGAAg CAAGCAGTGAAACAACGTCTCGGCATGCCGGGACTTAGACGCTTTGGCAGCGAGAGCAGTCTTATAGGTCTCCAGCGCTCCAATAGCTTTAATAACCTTAATCAAAACAGCATTAAGAATAGAGTAGCTTGGAGACAATCAAACATGAATCTCAA TCGGTCAGCATCATTTAGTAACTTATCGCAAGGATTTTGGCGCGGTCGTGGGTTCCGCCGCCGCGGAGGTCGGATGGGAGTCATGAGGGGAAGGAtgag AGGAAGAGGTGGCCGCGCGGGACGGCCGGGGCGGTCGGGAGTGACGCGTTCGAAGACGGTAAATAGAGGACGAGGCAGAG GTGGTGTAACTAGGCAGCAAAAAACTGTTCCAACTAAGGAAGAGCTAGACTTACAACTTGACCAATACATGGCAAGCACAAAGTCTGCCCTCGACAAGGAACTCGACACATACATGAAGAATGCGATGGACCTTGAATAA